One segment of Chitinophagaceae bacterium DNA contains the following:
- a CDS encoding heme exporter protein CcmB gives MNLYTETKHLLIKEFKREMREQNAFIGIMLFSLSSLFIIHICLSVRQIGKLPLPFWNCIFWITFLFSALHCTAKSFTHHGKSTLLYLYTIVHPVSIILSKSIFHCILLSFLSLLTFGMYIVFFGNPIQNTALFFLNLFLINIGIGFVLTLISAIASTTENSTVFTALLGLPILIPILIFAVKITYYALDNFDFSQAQDMFLSLCLLDVICITASILLFPYIWRD, from the coding sequence GTGAACCTTTATACAGAAACAAAACACCTCCTCATAAAAGAATTTAAAAGAGAAATGAGAGAACAAAACGCATTTATAGGTATAATGCTTTTTTCCCTTTCCTCTCTTTTTATAATACATATTTGTTTGTCCGTAAGACAGATAGGAAAACTCCCACTACCCTTTTGGAATTGTATTTTTTGGATAACCTTTTTGTTCTCTGCACTCCATTGCACCGCAAAAAGCTTTACACATCACGGAAAAAGTACTCTTTTATATCTCTACACCATTGTTCACCCCGTAAGTATCATTCTGTCCAAAAGTATTTTTCATTGCATACTCCTTTCTTTCCTATCATTATTAACCTTTGGAATGTATATTGTATTTTTTGGTAATCCTATTCAAAACACTGCTCTGTTTTTTCTCAACCTTTTCTTGATAAATATAGGAATAGGATTTGTGCTTACGCTCATTTCTGCAATAGCATCTACTACAGAAAACAGCACGGTCTTTACTGCTCTGCTTGGTTTACCCATTCTGATACCCATTCTGATATTTGCGGTCAAAATAACCTATTACGCCTTAGATAATTTTGATTTTTCTCAAGCACAGGATATGTTTCTATCCCTTTGTTTATTAGATGTAATATGCATTACGGCATCTATTCTTTTATTTCCTTATATATGGAGAGATTAA